In Paenibacillus durus, the DNA window TCGCTCGGCGAGTACGGAATCGGCGGCGGCGGGCAGTACAGCTTCCTTAAGGCGATTCTCATGTCTCCGGGAACAACGCAGGACCAGTTGACCGTAGGCCTCAAATTTGACAAGGCCACCACCGCCCGCTCGGTCAAGCAGTTGGAAGCTGCAGGCTATATCGAGCGCAGGGCAGACCCGGAGGACCGCCGGTCGCACCAGCTCTACCCCACTCATAAAGCAATAGAGTTCCAGCCGGTGCTTCAGACCCTTTTGGATGAATCCAACGCCAAGCTGACACGCGATTTGACGGATGAAGAAGAGGATCAACTGATCGCCCTGCTGCAAAAGCTCAATCTGGAGGATTGAAAAAATACAAAAGCGGCGCTCTTCGCTTGAGGAGCGCCGCTTTGTTGATGTGCCGAAACAGAATCTTTTGCCACATATCAAATAAGCCGTTAAAATGATTAATTATCGCAAAATCTTTATTTTTTATGAGGAAAGGAACCCTTTGTCATGTCTATTGAAAGTGTAAAAGCACACTTCCACGAAGTTGGAAGAGAGCAGCATATCATGGAATTTGAATCCTCCAGCGCTACTGTAGAGACAGCCGCGGAGACGA includes these proteins:
- a CDS encoding MarR family winged helix-turn-helix transcriptional regulator: MKESDPNKKEPIGKLISYIHRTQLKRMSRSLGEYGIGGGGQYSFLKAILMSPGTTQDQLTVGLKFDKATTARSVKQLEAAGYIERRADPEDRRSHQLYPTHKAIEFQPVLQTLLDESNAKLTRDLTDEEEDQLIALLQKLNLED